From one Miscanthus floridulus cultivar M001 unplaced genomic scaffold, ASM1932011v1 fs_590_3, whole genome shotgun sequence genomic stretch:
- the LOC136532367 gene encoding cytokinin dehydrogenase 7-like, whose product MAITRFAAIAVLTSFLSVVVAGQLRPMPAAGLPGDLFGLGIASRIRTDRNSTAKASTDFGQLVKSAPEAVFHAATPADIAALIRFSASSAAPFPVAPRGEGHSWRGQALAPGGVVVDMSSLGRGHRAPRINVSPAGAEPFVDAGGEQLWIDVLRATLQHGLAPRVWTDYLRLTVGGTLSNAGIGGQAFRHGPQIANVHELDVVTGTGEMVTCSRDVNSDLFFAALGGLGQFGVITRARTRLEPAPKRVRWVRLAYSDVATFTKDQEFLISNRTGEARFDYVEGQVQLNRSLVEGPKSTPFFSGADLTRLARLAFRTGSAAIYYIEAAMYYTEDTAISVDKKMTALLDRLSFEPGFVFSKDVTFVQFLDRVREEERVLRSAGVWEVPHPWLNLFVPRSRILDFDNGVFKALLKDANPAGIILMYPMNKDVWDDRMTAMTPTTNDDVFYAVSMLWSALSMDDVPQLERGNKAVLDFCDQEGIGCKQYLPHYTSQDGWQQHFGAKWSKIAELKARYDPQALLSPGQRIFSKPVEASGSASA is encoded by the exons ATGGCAATAACTCGTTTCGCGGCGATCGCCGTCCTCACCAGCTTCCTCTCAGTCGTCGTTGCCGGCCAGCTCCGGCCGATGCCTGCCGCTGGCCTCCCCGGCGATCTTTTCGGCCTGGGCATCGCGTCGAGGATCCGCACAGATCGCAACTCGACGGCGAAGGCGTCGACGGACTTCGGCCAACTGGTGAAGTCCGCGCCGGAGGCCGTGTTCCATGCCGCCACGCCCGCGGACATCGCCGCGCTCATCCGGTTCTCCGCCTCGTCGGCTGCGCCGTTCCCCGTGGCGCCGCGCGGGGAGGGCCACTCCTGGCGCGGACAGGCGCTCGCCCCGGGAGGCGTTGTCGTGGACATGAGCTCGCTCGGGCGCGGTCACCGCGCGCCCCGCATCAACGTGTCCCCGGCCGGCGCGGAGCCGTTCGTCGACGCCGGCGGAGAGCAGCTGTGGATCGACGTCCTCCGCGCGACGCTGCAGCACGGCCTGGCGCCACGCGTGTGGACGGACTACCTCCGGCTCACCGTCGGCGGCACGCTCTCCAACGCTGGCATCGGCGGGCAGGCGTTCCGGCACGGCCCTCAGATCGCCAACGTGCACGAACTCGACGTCGTCACAG GGACAGGTGAGATGGTGACATGCTCCAGGGACGTGAACTCGGACCTGTTCTTCGCAGCTCTGGGTGGATTGGGCCAGTTCGGGGTCATAACCCGTGCTCGGACCCGGCTTGAGCCGGCGCCCAAGAGGGTGCGTTGGGTTCGGCTTGCCTACTCGGATGTCGCCACTTTCACCAAGGATCAGGAGTTTCTCATATCAAACCGAACTGGTGAGGCCAGGTTCGACTACGTTGAAGGCCAGGTCCAGCTCAACCGGTCCTTGGTCGAAGGCCCCAAATCAACACCGTTCTTCTCCGGCGCCGATCTTACTAGGCTTGCTAGGCTCGCTTTCAGGACTGGGTCCGCGGCAATCTACTACATCGAAGCTGCCATGTACTACACCGAGGACACCGCCATATCTGTGGATAAG AAAATGACGGCACTCCTGGATCGGCTTAGCTTCGAGCCAGGGTTTGTGTTCTCCAAGGACGTGACGTTCGTGCAGTTCCTCGACCGGGTGCGCGAGGAGGAGAGGGTGCTCCGGTCAGCCGGCGTCTGGGAGGTGCCACACCCATGGCTGAACCTCTTCGTCCCGCGGTCTCGCATCCTCGACTTTGACAATGGCGTGTTCAAGGCTCTCCTCAAGGACGCCAACCCAGCCGGGATCATCCTCATGTACCCTATGAACAAGGATGTGTGGGACGATCGGATGACAGCAATGACCCCAACCACGAACGACGACGTGTTCTATGCCGTGAGTATGCTTTGGTCGGCATTGTCCATGGATGATGTGCCCCAGCTTGAGAGAGGGAACAAGGCGGTGTTGGACTTCTGTGATCAGGAAGGCATAGGATGCAAACAGTACCTGCCACACTACACATCTCAAGACGGGTGGCAACAACATTTTGGGGCAAAATGGAGCAAAATTGCTGAGCTAAAGGCTAGATATGATCCTCAGGCATTATTGTCGCCAGGCCAGAGGATTTTCTCAAAGCCAGTAGAGGCATCTGGCAGTGCTTCTGCCTGA